In one Deltaproteobacteria bacterium genomic region, the following are encoded:
- a CDS encoding general secretion pathway protein GspE — translation MRIQLGQLLLRAKVVTEAQLETALAEQEKWGGKLGQILVRMGYLSEDLLTKALSKQLGIPRVDLDQSTPSPNALRKVKVDVAEGYAVLPLELRDEGKTLLVAMSDPQNIRALDELRAATGCRIDALLAGETEIRKKIGLSYSAEELRDAGGDEFKITDAQGNTVMKKIEDIVPPSAAREPPPPPIAEPPPPPIAQAPPPPPPPIADPSDPVTLLEKVERTQRKEVQILKALVELLIERGVFTRDEYLAKVSKR, via the coding sequence ATGAGGATTCAGCTCGGCCAGCTGCTACTTCGCGCCAAGGTCGTGACCGAGGCGCAGCTCGAGACCGCCCTGGCGGAGCAGGAGAAGTGGGGCGGCAAGCTCGGCCAGATCCTGGTCCGGATGGGCTACCTCTCCGAGGACCTGCTCACCAAGGCGCTCTCCAAGCAGCTCGGCATCCCCCGGGTGGATCTGGATCAGAGCACCCCGAGCCCCAACGCCCTGCGGAAGGTGAAGGTCGACGTCGCCGAGGGCTACGCGGTGCTGCCCCTGGAGCTGCGCGACGAGGGCAAGACCCTCCTGGTGGCGATGTCCGATCCGCAGAACATCCGCGCCCTGGACGAGCTGCGGGCCGCCACCGGCTGCCGCATCGACGCGCTGCTGGCCGGCGAGACCGAGATCCGCAAGAAGATCGGCCTGTCCTACTCGGCCGAGGAGCTGCGCGACGCCGGGGGGGACGAGTTCAAGATCACGGATGCCCAGGGCAACACCGTGATGAAGAAGATCGAGGACATCGTCCCGCCCTCGGCCGCCCGCGAGCCCCCGCCGCCGCCCATCGCCGAGCCGCCGCCGCCGCCCATCGCGCAGGCCCCGCCGCCGCCCCCGCCGCCCATCGCCGACCCGTCGGATCCGGTGACCCTGCTCGAGAAGGTGGAGCGCACCCAGCGCAAGGAGGTCCAGATCCTCAAGGCGCTGGTGGAGCTGCTCATCGAGCGGGGCGTGTTCACCCGGGACGAGTACCTCGCCAAGGTCAGCAAGCGGTGA
- a CDS encoding dipeptide ABC transporter ATP-binding protein codes for MSARTEGGAILACEELKTHFPVRGGVFGGTVGTVRAVDGVSLSVAPGETLGLVGESGCGKSTLGRTLLKLHEPTAGRILFQGEDITHHGPAKMRPLRRKLQMIFQDPYASLNPRMTVGSIVGEALAIHDLARGAEREARVRTLLDKVGLRADAVGRYPHEFSGGQRQRIGIARALAVSPEVIIADEPVSALDVSIQAQVINLLRDLQEEFSLTYVFIAHDLKVVEYLSDRVAVMYLGRIVEEASARTLYRAPAHPYTRALLSAVPVPDPTAKSERVVLEGDVPSPLAPPPGCPFHPRCPVAEERCRSEVPATRELGEGHRVACHLAEAGPAGGAA; via the coding sequence ATGAGCGCACGAACCGAGGGGGGCGCGATCCTCGCCTGCGAGGAGCTGAAGACCCACTTCCCGGTGCGCGGCGGGGTCTTCGGCGGCACGGTCGGCACCGTCCGCGCCGTGGACGGGGTCAGCCTCTCGGTGGCCCCGGGCGAGACCCTGGGGCTGGTGGGGGAGTCGGGCTGCGGCAAGTCCACCCTGGGCCGGACCCTGCTGAAGCTCCACGAGCCCACCGCCGGACGGATCCTCTTCCAGGGCGAGGACATCACCCACCACGGGCCCGCCAAGATGCGCCCCCTGCGGCGCAAGCTGCAGATGATCTTCCAGGATCCCTACGCCTCGCTGAACCCCCGGATGACGGTGGGCAGCATCGTGGGCGAGGCCCTGGCCATCCACGACCTCGCCCGCGGCGCCGAGCGCGAGGCGCGGGTGCGGACCCTCCTGGACAAGGTGGGGCTGCGGGCGGACGCCGTCGGCCGCTACCCGCACGAGTTCAGCGGGGGGCAGCGCCAGCGCATCGGCATCGCGCGGGCGCTCGCGGTCTCGCCGGAGGTGATCATCGCCGACGAGCCCGTCTCGGCCCTCGACGTCTCGATCCAGGCCCAGGTGATCAACCTCCTGCGGGATCTCCAGGAGGAGTTCTCCCTGACCTACGTCTTCATCGCCCACGACCTGAAGGTGGTGGAGTACCTCTCGGATCGGGTGGCGGTGATGTACCTCGGCCGCATCGTCGAGGAGGCCAGCGCCCGCACCCTCTACCGGGCGCCGGCGCACCCCTACACCCGCGCCCTGCTCTCGGCGGTGCCGGTGCCCGATCCGACCGCCAAGTCCGAGCGGGTGGTGCTCGAGGGTGACGTGCCCTCACCTCTGGCGCCGCCGCCCGGCTGCCCCTTCCACCCCCGCTGCCCCGTCGCCGAGGAGCGCTGCCGCAGCGAGGTGCCCGCCACCCGCGAGCTGGGCGAGGGTCACCGGGTGGCCTGTCACCTGGCCGAGGCCGGCCCGGCGGGCGGCGCCGCATGA
- a CDS encoding ABC transporter permease — protein MSAPGASAAAGRTYLAMVRRLFWRRRLNRLASWIVASIFFLAAGADLLASERPLLLHLEGETWVLPNLTDPPELRIYDNQLLLKEMGPEDWAVFPPIPYGYATHDLDAVLAPPGPEHWLGTDPSGRDVLARLLHGSRVSLAVGLVAVTLLVGIGLLLGCLAGFYGGWIDATVMRVVEVFLSIPSFLIIVTLLAVLAPEGWGAVLALMVVIGLTGWTSVARLVRAEILKVKTQEFVLAARALGSSDLRLILRHLLPNALAPVLVAATFSVAASILIEGALSFLGFGIPPDMASWGGMLTEARRHFEAWWLAIFPGLAIFITVTAYNLLGEGLRDAIDPKLKA, from the coding sequence TTGAGCGCGCCCGGGGCGAGCGCGGCCGCGGGCCGCACCTACCTCGCGATGGTCCGGCGCCTCTTCTGGCGGCGGCGCCTCAACCGCCTGGCGAGCTGGATCGTCGCCTCGATCTTCTTCCTCGCCGCCGGCGCCGACCTGCTGGCCTCGGAGCGGCCGCTCCTGCTGCACCTCGAGGGCGAGACCTGGGTCCTCCCCAACCTCACCGACCCGCCAGAGCTGCGGATCTACGACAACCAGCTCCTGCTGAAGGAGATGGGGCCAGAGGACTGGGCCGTCTTCCCTCCCATCCCCTACGGCTACGCGACCCACGACCTGGACGCGGTCCTCGCGCCGCCGGGCCCCGAGCACTGGCTGGGCACCGACCCCTCCGGGCGCGACGTGCTCGCCCGCCTGCTCCACGGCAGCCGGGTCTCCCTCGCCGTGGGCCTGGTCGCGGTGACCCTCCTGGTCGGGATCGGCCTGCTGCTGGGCTGCCTGGCGGGCTTCTACGGGGGCTGGATCGACGCCACGGTGATGCGGGTGGTGGAGGTCTTCCTCTCCATCCCCTCCTTCCTGATCATCGTCACCCTCCTGGCGGTCCTCGCGCCGGAGGGGTGGGGCGCGGTCCTCGCCCTGATGGTGGTCATCGGCCTCACCGGCTGGACAAGCGTCGCCCGCCTGGTGCGGGCCGAGATCCTCAAGGTGAAGACCCAGGAGTTCGTGCTCGCCGCCCGGGCGCTGGGCAGCTCGGACCTGCGCCTGATCTTGCGCCACCTCCTGCCCAACGCCCTCGCCCCGGTGCTGGTGGCGGCCACCTTCTCGGTGGCGGCCTCCATCCTCATCGAGGGGGCGCTCTCCTTCCTGGGTTTCGGGATCCCGCCCGACATGGCCTCCTGGGGGGGGATGCTCACCGAGGCCCGCCGGCACTTCGAAGCATGGTGGCTGGCTATCTTCCCGGGTCTGGCGATATTCATCACTGTCACGGCGTACAATCTCCTGGGCGAGGGGCTCCGGGACGCCATCGATCCGAAACTGAAGGCCTGA
- a CDS encoding TRAP transporter small permease subunit, with amino-acid sequence MLALLGRLDRAVYRAERFVVVAGLFVMSVVVFIDVVHRTFADPESRVARWLAGAAGLFGEAGLAEALYPTMRDWVAPPFLFAFFLILAYIGVRWRAEESRTSRLRAWGLALALVVGAWVVVRGMIWLLPNGVVWAQALAMILTLWVGFVGASMCTFDGRHLRVEAADRLWSPGARRVVTTLANLFTAAAVLALFALSLSFIGGHWESWIQTDGYGGLVDGLPGVPQWAAFGVLPLTFLIMGTRFLTAAVAAATGRQYGRVGGDAIQAMLKEASEGTKVLSGSRGSDEEGES; translated from the coding sequence GTGCTCGCACTGCTCGGACGTCTCGATCGCGCGGTCTACCGGGCCGAGCGCTTCGTGGTCGTGGCTGGTCTCTTCGTCATGTCGGTGGTGGTCTTCATCGACGTGGTGCACCGCACCTTCGCGGATCCCGAGAGCCGGGTCGCTCGCTGGCTGGCCGGGGCGGCCGGCCTCTTCGGTGAGGCGGGCCTCGCGGAGGCCCTCTATCCGACGATGCGGGACTGGGTGGCCCCGCCCTTCCTCTTCGCCTTCTTCCTGATCCTCGCCTACATCGGCGTGCGCTGGCGGGCGGAGGAGTCGCGCACGAGCCGCCTCCGCGCCTGGGGCCTGGCCCTGGCGCTGGTGGTCGGCGCCTGGGTGGTCGTCCGCGGGATGATCTGGCTGCTGCCCAACGGCGTGGTCTGGGCCCAGGCCCTGGCGATGATCCTCACCCTCTGGGTCGGCTTCGTCGGCGCCTCGATGTGCACCTTCGACGGCCGGCACCTGCGGGTGGAGGCGGCCGATCGGCTCTGGTCGCCCGGCGCCCGCCGGGTGGTCACCACCCTGGCGAACCTCTTCACCGCGGCGGCGGTGCTCGCCCTCTTCGCTCTCTCGCTCTCCTTCATCGGCGGGCACTGGGAGAGCTGGATCCAGACCGACGGCTACGGCGGGCTGGTCGACGGCCTGCCGGGGGTGCCCCAGTGGGCGGCCTTCGGGGTCCTGCCCCTGACCTTCCTGATCATGGGCACCCGCTTCCTGACGGCCGCCGTGGCCGCGGCCACCGGGCGGCAGTACGGCCGGGTGGGGGGGGACGCCATCCAGGCCATGCTCAAGGAGGCCAGCGAGGGGACCAAGGTCCTCTCGGGGTCCAGGGGCAGCGACGAGGAGGGAGAGTCATGA
- a CDS encoding DUF2085 domain-containing protein: MNWGFLLSHQHPEHLDRCIRIGGVPFCSRCLGLYPTLALGLLGLFLLGGVFPAGEEEGSYLTLLCLPALLDWSYSLFHPRPEGKLRRLLTGVLLGLGLSRTLWIHFQAPFSRPVLDVLGVLAAGAFLAGVLRWRLGAPEPEPGPSHLDGSRPPDR; this comes from the coding sequence ATGAACTGGGGGTTCCTCCTCTCCCACCAGCATCCGGAGCACCTCGATCGCTGCATCCGGATCGGCGGGGTGCCCTTCTGCTCGCGCTGCCTGGGGCTCTACCCGACCCTCGCGCTGGGGCTCCTCGGCCTCTTCCTCCTGGGCGGCGTCTTCCCGGCGGGGGAGGAGGAGGGGAGCTACCTGACCCTGCTCTGCCTGCCGGCCCTCCTGGACTGGTCGTATTCCCTCTTCCATCCCCGCCCGGAGGGCAAGCTCCGCCGCCTCCTCACCGGCGTGCTCCTGGGCCTGGGGCTCTCCCGCACCCTCTGGATCCACTTCCAGGCGCCCTTCTCCCGGCCCGTCCTCGACGTGCTGGGGGTCCTCGCGGCCGGGGCGTTCCTGGCCGGGGTGCTGCGCTGGCGCCTCGGAGCGCCGGAGCCCGAGCCGGGACCCTCTCACCTGGACGGCTCCCGGCCCCCTGATCGATGA
- a CDS encoding ABC transporter ATP-binding protein produces MDAPLIQIEGLRTAFRTEEGEAVAVDGVDLEILPGRTLGVVGESGCGKSVTALSILRLIPDPPGKILAGRILYRGEDLREKSEEEMRKIRGAKISMIFQEPMTSLNPVFTVGDQIGEAVRLHEGLDRAAAELRAIEMLKLVGIPAPEERVRSYPHQLSGGMRQRVMIAMALACDPDLLIADEPTTALDVTIQAQILDLLRRLQEERGMAVMLITHDLGVVAETCHDVAVMYAGKVVERAPVEAIFAEPRHPYTAGLLRSIPSFDPAQTERARLPAIPGMVPSLLELPGGCRFRTRCEKAQEDCALAEPALQVAADGHAVACLHPEGRGAA; encoded by the coding sequence ATGGACGCGCCGCTGATCCAGATCGAGGGCCTGCGCACGGCCTTCCGCACCGAGGAGGGGGAGGCCGTCGCCGTGGACGGCGTCGATCTCGAGATCCTCCCCGGCCGCACCCTGGGGGTGGTGGGCGAGTCCGGCTGCGGCAAGAGCGTCACGGCGCTCTCGATCCTGCGGCTGATCCCCGATCCCCCGGGGAAGATCCTCGCGGGCCGGATCCTCTACCGCGGTGAGGATCTCCGGGAGAAGTCCGAAGAGGAGATGCGGAAGATCCGGGGGGCGAAGATCTCGATGATCTTCCAGGAGCCGATGACCTCCCTCAACCCGGTCTTCACCGTGGGCGATCAGATCGGCGAGGCGGTCCGCCTCCACGAGGGGCTCGATCGGGCGGCGGCCGAGCTGCGGGCGATCGAGATGTTGAAGCTGGTCGGCATCCCGGCGCCGGAGGAGCGGGTGCGCAGCTACCCGCACCAGCTCTCGGGCGGGATGCGGCAGCGGGTGATGATCGCGATGGCCCTCGCCTGCGATCCCGATCTGCTCATCGCCGACGAGCCGACCACGGCCCTCGACGTGACCATCCAGGCCCAGATCCTCGACCTGCTGCGCAGGCTGCAGGAGGAGCGGGGCATGGCGGTGATGCTCATCACCCACGATCTGGGGGTCGTGGCCGAGACCTGCCACGACGTGGCGGTGATGTACGCGGGCAAGGTGGTCGAGCGCGCGCCGGTGGAGGCGATCTTCGCCGAGCCCCGGCATCCCTACACCGCGGGCCTGCTGCGCTCGATCCCCAGCTTCGATCCGGCGCAGACCGAGCGGGCGAGGCTGCCGGCGATCCCGGGGATGGTGCCCTCGCTCCTCGAGCTCCCGGGTGGTTGCCGCTTCCGCACCCGCTGCGAGAAGGCGCAGGAGGACTGCGCCCTCGCCGAGCCGGCCCTCCAGGTGGCGGCCGACGGGCACGCGGTGGCCTGCCTCCACCCGGAGGGGAGGGGAGCAGCATGA
- a CDS encoding TRAP transporter large permease — protein sequence MIASLRPARRPGPGPRLRRLFGVCAVVLAAMALQAALADDGGESASLGPVFLIFAAVAAAIALGEPLFVIIGVIAALCFLLWGDGYDEFDAYQIFVVKIANLTKKNVLLAIPFFMISGAIMTAGGIAGRLIAFAKALVGHLPGGLAIATVGGCIFFAAISGSSPATVIAIGTMMYPALAKSGYPERFSLGLVTSAGSLGILIPPSIPMLVFAIVAGTSRTVDVGELFLAGVVPGALIGGLMSLYSVYVGWNLPREAFSLRRVITRYREGFWALNLPVLILGGIYSGMFTATEAAAVSVIYALVVELFVHREITLGDIPGILLESGILMGSLLVIMAMSFGLNHFLADAQVPQRAVVWIREMELSPIMFLLALNLLLIAVGFVMDSISAILILSPLLVPIGVGLGLDPVHLGVVFIVNLEIGYLTPPIGLNLFVSQSVFGQPLGAVVRSVVPFIGLMLVGLVLVTYLPTVSLGPVNWLLRDQPIWTSLPEAAPEEVVEEPVEEPVAQPKKVLSLQEMMQQAKEQAAGEGEESEEDEAEAPEAPEEADSEAKPRVRSLQELMKMAREKTAEPKVTPPPEAEPTP from the coding sequence ATGATCGCCTCCCTCCGTCCCGCTCGCCGCCCCGGACCGGGCCCGCGCCTGCGCCGCCTCTTCGGGGTCTGCGCCGTCGTGCTGGCCGCGATGGCCCTGCAGGCCGCCCTCGCGGACGACGGGGGCGAGAGCGCCTCCCTCGGGCCCGTCTTCCTGATCTTCGCGGCGGTGGCCGCGGCCATCGCCCTGGGCGAGCCCCTCTTCGTGATCATCGGCGTCATCGCCGCCCTCTGCTTCCTGCTCTGGGGTGACGGCTACGACGAGTTCGACGCCTACCAGATCTTCGTGGTGAAGATCGCCAACCTCACCAAGAAGAACGTCCTGCTGGCGATCCCCTTCTTCATGATCTCCGGCGCGATCATGACCGCCGGCGGCATCGCCGGGAGGCTCATCGCCTTCGCCAAGGCCCTGGTGGGGCACCTCCCCGGCGGGCTGGCCATCGCCACGGTCGGCGGCTGCATCTTCTTCGCCGCGATCTCCGGCTCGAGCCCGGCCACCGTGATCGCCATCGGGACCATGATGTATCCGGCGCTGGCGAAGTCCGGCTATCCGGAGCGCTTCTCCCTGGGCCTGGTCACCTCGGCCGGCTCGCTGGGCATCCTCATCCCGCCCTCGATCCCGATGCTGGTCTTCGCCATCGTCGCCGGCACCTCCCGCACCGTGGACGTGGGCGAGCTCTTCCTCGCCGGCGTCGTCCCCGGCGCCCTCATCGGCGGCCTGATGTCGCTGTACTCGGTCTACGTCGGCTGGAACCTGCCCCGGGAGGCCTTCAGCCTCCGCCGGGTGATCACCCGCTACCGGGAGGGCTTCTGGGCCCTGAACCTGCCGGTCCTGATCCTGGGCGGCATCTACAGCGGGATGTTCACCGCGACCGAGGCGGCGGCGGTCTCGGTGATCTACGCCCTGGTGGTCGAGCTCTTCGTCCACCGCGAGATCACCCTCGGCGACATCCCTGGCATCCTCCTGGAGTCGGGCATCCTCATGGGCAGCCTGCTGGTGATCATGGCCATGTCCTTCGGCCTCAATCACTTCCTGGCCGACGCCCAGGTGCCGCAGCGGGCGGTGGTGTGGATCCGCGAGATGGAGCTCTCGCCGATCATGTTCCTGCTCGCCCTCAACCTGCTGCTCATCGCGGTGGGCTTCGTGATGGACTCGATCAGCGCCATCCTGATACTCTCGCCCCTGCTGGTGCCGATCGGCGTCGGCCTGGGCCTGGATCCGGTCCACCTCGGCGTGGTCTTCATCGTCAACCTCGAGATCGGCTACCTCACGCCCCCCATCGGGTTGAACCTCTTCGTCTCCCAGTCCGTCTTCGGCCAGCCCCTCGGCGCGGTCGTCCGCTCGGTGGTGCCCTTCATCGGCCTGATGCTCGTCGGGCTGGTGCTGGTCACCTACCTGCCCACCGTCTCTCTCGGCCCGGTGAACTGGCTCCTGCGCGACCAGCCCATCTGGACCTCCCTGCCGGAGGCCGCCCCCGAGGAGGTGGTCGAGGAGCCGGTCGAGGAGCCGGTCGCCCAGCCCAAGAAGGTGCTCTCCCTCCAGGAGATGATGCAGCAGGCGAAGGAGCAGGCCGCCGGCGAGGGCGAGGAGAGCGAGGAGGACGAGGCGGAGGCCCCGGAGGCTCCGGAGGAGGCTGACAGCGAGGCGAAGCCCCGGGTACGGTCCCTCCAGGAGCTGATGAAGATGGCCAGGGAGAAGACCGCCGAGCCCAAGGTGACACCTCCGCCCGAGGCGGAGCCCACGCCATGA
- a CDS encoding DUF4292 domain-containing protein, producing the protein MRALLAGALLSTLLLTSACPRRFDFGPNPADDAGELLAASRERLASPATLQGEAKLRFQLPQGRFGADHLVALAVPDRLRLDTLSFFGSPLAVLMVREGELLLWDIEGGRAYRGSATTELLATLLPVVLDPGEVVDLLLGRPPLELGAKLSLRLDHEARAYRVEVKGAAGVQRVWIDPELGTIRRYRHEPAAEGEDAWEVSYEDYRPVAGEGSGLLPWTIRYERAGTGLDWRWRSLEVDSADFDPAIFELALPPGIPTVPLGPDPAILLPPEVNE; encoded by the coding sequence ATGAGGGCCCTGCTGGCCGGCGCGCTCCTCTCGACCCTCCTCCTCACCAGCGCCTGCCCCCGCCGCTTCGACTTCGGGCCGAACCCGGCGGACGACGCGGGGGAGCTGCTGGCCGCCTCGCGGGAGCGCCTGGCCAGCCCCGCGACCCTCCAGGGGGAGGCGAAGCTGCGCTTCCAGCTCCCCCAGGGGCGCTTCGGGGCCGACCACCTGGTGGCCCTGGCCGTCCCCGATCGCCTGCGCCTCGACACCCTGAGCTTCTTCGGCTCGCCCCTGGCCGTGCTGATGGTCCGGGAGGGTGAGCTGCTGCTCTGGGACATCGAAGGAGGGCGGGCCTATCGCGGCAGCGCCACCACCGAGTTGCTGGCGACGCTGCTGCCGGTGGTGCTCGATCCCGGCGAGGTGGTCGACCTCCTCCTCGGCCGGCCGCCGCTGGAGCTCGGGGCGAAGCTCTCCCTGCGCCTGGACCACGAGGCGCGCGCCTACCGGGTCGAGGTGAAGGGCGCGGCGGGCGTGCAGCGCGTGTGGATCGATCCCGAGCTGGGGACCATCCGGCGCTACCGCCACGAGCCGGCGGCGGAGGGTGAGGACGCCTGGGAGGTGAGCTACGAGGACTACCGGCCGGTCGCCGGCGAGGGCTCGGGCCTCCTGCCCTGGACGATCCGCTACGAGCGCGCCGGCACCGGCCTGGACTGGCGCTGGCGCTCGCTGGAGGTGGACTCCGCAGACTTCGACCCGGCCATCTTCGAGCTGGCCCTGCCGCCGGGGATCCCCACCGTGCCCCTGGGGCCGGATCCGGCTATCCTCCTGCCTCCCGAGGTGAACGAGTGA
- a CDS encoding ABC transporter permease, translating to MWQYLLRRLLLMIPTFLGITLVCFLVLRLANTDPVVADLEAGLQGQQISQEAIEHLRRIYDLDKPWYVQYARLVGRLLSLDLGTTWKDGRPIAEVIGEALPITVLLSVLSLAIAYLIAIPLGVFSATRQYTRKDQAVTVGVFMLYSLPRFWVGTLLLVFLASGHYLDWFPLQGWHSFRGFEEMGFLQKVGDVAWHITLPLLALTFNAFAALSRYMRSGMLEAIRQDYVRTARAKGVPERVVIWRHALRNSLIPIITLMGLYLPYLIGGSVIVETIFGIRGMGGLTLEAIRMPDYPLVITLVAFTSLLTMVGILLSDILYAVVDPRITYGGESP from the coding sequence ATGTGGCAGTACCTGCTGCGGCGCCTCCTCCTGATGATCCCGACCTTCCTCGGGATCACCCTGGTCTGCTTCCTGGTGCTGCGCCTGGCGAACACCGATCCGGTGGTCGCGGACCTCGAGGCGGGGCTGCAGGGGCAGCAGATCTCGCAGGAGGCCATCGAGCACCTGCGCAGGATCTACGACCTCGACAAGCCCTGGTACGTGCAGTACGCGCGCCTCGTCGGCCGGCTGCTCTCCCTCGACCTGGGCACCACCTGGAAGGACGGCCGCCCCATCGCCGAGGTGATCGGCGAGGCGCTGCCCATCACGGTGCTGCTCTCGGTGCTCTCCCTGGCCATCGCCTACCTCATCGCCATCCCCCTGGGGGTCTTCTCCGCGACCCGCCAGTACACGAGGAAGGACCAGGCCGTGACGGTCGGGGTCTTCATGCTCTACTCCCTGCCGCGCTTCTGGGTGGGGACCCTGCTGCTGGTCTTCCTGGCCAGCGGCCACTACCTCGACTGGTTCCCGCTGCAGGGCTGGCACAGCTTCCGCGGCTTCGAGGAGATGGGCTTCCTCCAGAAGGTGGGGGACGTGGCCTGGCACATCACGCTCCCGCTCCTGGCCCTGACCTTCAACGCCTTCGCGGCGCTCTCGCGCTACATGCGCAGCGGGATGCTCGAGGCGATCCGCCAGGACTACGTGCGCACCGCCCGGGCGAAGGGCGTCCCCGAGCGGGTGGTGATCTGGCGCCACGCGCTGCGCAACAGCCTCATCCCGATCATCACCCTGATGGGGCTCTACCTGCCCTACCTGATCGGCGGCTCGGTGATCGTCGAGACCATCTTCGGCATCCGGGGCATGGGCGGCCTGACCCTCGAGGCCATCCGGATGCCCGACTATCCGCTGGTCATCACCCTGGTCGCCTTCACCTCCCTGCTGACCATGGTGGGCATCCTCCTCTCCGACATCCTCTACGCGGTGGTCGATCCGCGGATCACCTACGGGGGGGAGTCCCCTTGA
- a CDS encoding peptide-binding protein, translating into MAARRAAGAALLLLCAGLDAACTRGKAEEPPPPPQPAARPAPAVDPELAAWRAGRLPPLEGQGTPVPGGEVVVQMYADPPSLNTIVDNDWWGSRITHHLVYQALVGIDAYDDPRYRFQPELAESWTLSEDKLTYTFHLRKDVRFHDGQPFGAKDVIATYEKVLDETTKAAHLRSHLEELESFRAIDEHTVEFVWKKPYFMALDDPFAQVPIQPAHVIAKLTGAEYNQAATNPLNRAPVGTGPFAFVEWKTDQRVVYRRNEDYWGRKAYLDRLVFRIVKDPTVGPLLAEKGELDVVTSTLSEAWVKMEERPALRENFHRSLFHDATYNWIGWNLARPTFQDRRVRLALTMLIDRERFRKSVLHDLVLPTTCHFYYRSAACDPAVVQPPYDPVAAVKLLEEAGWRDTDGDGVRERDGVRFAFSFMISASSVTTERLATLMKESFARAGIEMSIQKVEWAAFSKRLREHEFDACTLAWGAGPRVDPAQVWHSSSTEGGSNFISFSNPEADALIEAGRVEFDEERRDAIFRKLQHLLHEEQPYTWLWVPARRTLIHRRIHGVKANLAFWQFADWWVEPQAEPPAPAQE; encoded by the coding sequence GTGGCAGCGAGGCGTGCGGCGGGAGCGGCGCTGCTGCTGCTCTGCGCCGGCCTCGACGCCGCCTGCACCCGGGGGAAGGCCGAGGAGCCGCCCCCGCCGCCCCAGCCCGCGGCCAGGCCCGCGCCGGCCGTGGACCCCGAGCTCGCGGCCTGGCGCGCTGGCCGGCTGCCGCCGCTGGAGGGGCAGGGGACGCCCGTCCCGGGGGGCGAGGTCGTGGTGCAGATGTACGCCGATCCCCCCTCCCTCAACACCATCGTCGACAACGACTGGTGGGGGTCCCGGATCACCCATCACCTCGTCTACCAGGCCCTGGTGGGCATCGACGCCTACGACGACCCCCGCTACCGCTTCCAGCCGGAGCTGGCCGAGTCCTGGACCCTCTCCGAGGACAAGCTCACCTACACCTTCCACCTCCGGAAGGACGTGCGCTTCCACGACGGCCAGCCCTTCGGGGCGAAGGACGTGATCGCCACCTACGAGAAGGTCCTCGACGAGACGACCAAGGCCGCCCACCTGCGCTCCCACCTCGAGGAGCTCGAGAGCTTCCGGGCCATCGACGAGCACACGGTCGAGTTCGTCTGGAAGAAGCCCTACTTCATGGCGCTGGACGATCCCTTCGCCCAGGTGCCGATCCAGCCCGCGCACGTCATCGCGAAGCTCACCGGCGCCGAGTACAACCAGGCCGCGACCAACCCGCTGAACCGGGCCCCGGTGGGGACGGGCCCCTTCGCCTTCGTCGAGTGGAAGACCGACCAGCGCGTGGTCTACCGCCGCAACGAGGACTACTGGGGGCGCAAGGCCTACCTCGACCGCCTGGTCTTCCGCATCGTGAAGGACCCCACCGTCGGGCCGCTCCTCGCCGAGAAGGGCGAGCTCGACGTGGTCACCTCCACCCTGAGCGAGGCCTGGGTGAAGATGGAGGAGCGGCCCGCCCTGCGGGAGAACTTCCACCGCTCTCTCTTCCACGACGCCACCTACAACTGGATCGGCTGGAACCTCGCGCGGCCCACCTTCCAGGATCGCCGGGTGCGGCTCGCGCTGACGATGCTCATCGACCGCGAGCGCTTCCGCAAGAGCGTCCTCCACGACCTCGTGCTGCCGACGACCTGCCACTTCTACTATCGGAGCGCCGCCTGCGATCCGGCGGTGGTGCAGCCTCCCTACGATCCGGTGGCGGCGGTGAAGCTCCTGGAGGAGGCCGGCTGGAGGGACACCGACGGGGACGGTGTGCGCGAGCGCGACGGGGTGCGCTTCGCCTTCTCGTTCATGATCTCGGCCTCGAGCGTCACCACCGAGCGGCTGGCGACCCTGATGAAGGAGTCCTTCGCCCGGGCGGGGATCGAGATGAGCATCCAGAAGGTGGAGTGGGCCGCCTTCAGCAAGCGCCTGCGGGAGCACGAGTTCGACGCCTGCACCCTGGCCTGGGGCGCGGGGCCCCGGGTGGATCCGGCCCAGGTCTGGCACTCCTCCTCGACCGAGGGCGGGTCCAACTTCATCTCCTTCTCCAACCCGGAGGCCGACGCCCTCATCGAGGCGGGCCGGGTGGAGTTCGACGAGGAGCGGCGCGACGCCATCTTCCGCAAGCTGCAGCACCTCCTCCACGAGGAGCAGCCCTACACCTGGCTCTGGGTGCCGGCGCGGCGCACCCTCATCCACCGGCGCATCCACGGGGTGAAGGCGAACCTCGCGTTCTGGCAGTTCGCGGACTGGTGGGTGGAGCCGCAGGCCGAGCCGCCGGCTCCGGCGCAGGAGTAG